One Panicum virgatum strain AP13 chromosome 9K, P.virgatum_v5, whole genome shotgun sequence genomic region harbors:
- the LOC120647217 gene encoding glutathione reductase, chloroplastic-like — protein sequence MAAHATIPFSCSSTLQTLSRSLSARGVLHLRGGFLRLPSLAALPRLARDPRPCRCHVSASAAASPNGASAEGEYDYDLFTIGAGSGGVRASRFASTLYGARVAICEMPFATVASDEHGGLGGTCVLRGCVPKKLLVYGSKYSHEFEESHGFGWTYETDPKHDWSTLIANKNTELQRLVGIYKNILNNAGVTLIEGRGKIVDPHTVSVNGKLYTAKNILIGVGGRPSMPDIPGIEYAIDSDAALDLPSKPEKIAIVGGGYIALEFAGIFNGLKSDVHVFIRQKKVLRGFDEEVRDFIAEQMSLRGITFHTEQTPLAVTKSNDDLLSLKTNKETIGGFSHVMFATGRRPNTKNLGLEEVGVEMDKNGAIVVDEYSRTSVDSIWAVGDVTNRINLTPVALMEGGAFAKTCFGNEPTKPDYRVVPSAVFSQPPLGQVGLTEEQAIEEYGDVDVFVANFRPLKATLSGLPDRVLMKIIVCATTNKVVGVHMCGDDAPEIIQGIAIAVKAGLTKQDFDGTIGIHPTSAEEFVTMRNATRKIRRSSADQVESKDEIATKQ from the exons cgcctcccctccctcgccgccctccCGAGGCTCGCCCGGGATCCCCGCCCCTGCCGCTGCCACGTATCTGCGTCTGCCGCGGCGTCCCCGAACGGCGCCTCCGCCGAGGGGGAGTACGACTACGACCTCTTCACCATCGGCgccgggagcggcggcgtgcgcgcgtcgCGCTTCGCCTCCACGCTCTACGGCGCGCGCGTCGCCATCTGCGAGATGCCCTTCGCCACCGTCGCCTCGGATGAGcacggcggcctcggcggcac ATGTGTGCTTCGTGGATGTGTTCCAAAGAAATTGTTGGTGTATGGATCTAAGTATTCACATGAGTTCGAAGAGTCTCATGGCTTCGGATGGACATATGAGACTGATCCAAAGCATGACTGGAGCACTCTCATAGCCAACAAAAATACAGAGCTGCAGCGCCTAGTTGGTATTTACAAGAATATCTTAAACAATGCAGGAGTCACACTAATTGAAGGCCGTGGAAAG ATAGTTGATCCTCATACTGTTAGCGTGAATGGTAAGCTCTACACAGCTAAGAACATACTAATTGGTGTTGGTGGCCGTCCATCGATGCCAGATATCCCCGGAATAGAGTATGCTATAGATTCGGATGCTGCACTGGATTTGCCCTCAAAACCTGAGAAAATTGCAATAGTGGGGGGTGGGTATATTGCTTTGGAGTTTGCTGGCATTTTCAATGGCTTAAAAAGTGACGTCCATGTGTTTATCCGGCAGAAGAAAGTTTTAAGAGGGTTTGACGAGGAG GTCAGAGATTTCATTGCTGAACAGATGTCTTTAAGGGGCATCACATTTCATACTGAACAGACGCCTCTTGCTGTAACTAAATCAAATGATGATCTGTTATCTCTGAAGACCAATAAAGAAACTATTGGTGGGTTCTCACATGTAATGTTTGCAACAGGTCGCAGACCGAATACAAAG AACCTTGGACTAGAAGAGGTGGGGGTCGAAATGGATAAGAATGGTGCAATTGTG GTTGATGAGTATTCTCGTACCTCAGTCGATTCAATTTGGGCTGTGGGAGACGTTACCAATAGGATCAACCTGACCCCAGTTGCACTGATGGAGGGAGGGGCATTTGCGAAAACTTGCTTTGGTAATGAACCTACCAAACCAGATTACAG AGTTGTACCTTCTGCTGTGTTCTCCCAACCGCCGCTTGGACAAGTAGGTCTTACTGAGGAGCAG GCTATTGAAGAGTATGGAGATGTTGATGTCTTCGTTGCCAACTTCAGACCTCTCAAAGCCACTCTCTCTGGACTACCTGATCGTGTATTAATGAAGATTATTGTTTGTGCTACAACAAACAAAGTTGTAGGAGTGCACATGTGTGGTGATGATGCACCTGAGATAATTCAG GGAATTGCAATTGCTGTTAAGGCTGGCTTGACAAAGCAAGATTTTGATGGCACTATTGGCATTCACCCAACATCTGCAGAGGAATTTGTCACAATGAGGAATGCAACTAGAAAAATTCGGAGAAGTTCTGCAGATCAG GTAGAATCTAAAGATGAGATTGCAACTAAGCAGTAG